From Styela clava chromosome 6, kaStyClav1.hap1.2, whole genome shotgun sequence, one genomic window encodes:
- the LOC120331540 gene encoding uncharacterized protein LOC120331540 isoform X1 — protein sequence MGGEASTDRRDRYVSRREVETSSAEKAEFFDKQKGAITASSADKKSSLSSISMDDLMQEKEAVLKEKRDLMQEREAALEAKQHSDKMLQISQRIQHEYETMMKLAGIDIEDLRDNMIGYTVGPGGGAIKLFSYEVIFPKNAVNIPIRTKFYVSDDIDNLTLPSGLIPVSLPLHCAPGGLKFKFPVVFKMPIWCSISKKCKRPVQLYIYKRQKRGQWQYCDEVSLTDSGLVSFTADSFCEKIPALNSKDLELVKFDLLYFLCKDHLGSFVSVHFVSSDKLAEKLKSEWIKTGYKIIHPPSTKLTVNPGDVLPVNLESKEPEKYKFESAGKTILKVTMEFYERELYKAFSFLLDPENPGSNSLKFVYSVGDVRHLKRALYQEKESSEHNYDDSPNRTPVFKNIVQIHGDIMVGAGTVSGASDANNARNTEGSQAVGISIEGGAEIEQKSRSLDEQPATSRSARPKHQHKQGNSSSGARSKTTESQSSSQATSSGLRIINQQPPGGRMSVRRLREPLPGYRWGTLVITSFPAGSLNGVSYEAKKFTEYLPSSQYLRNLLRKAFNTGLLFKIQIIGSSRGEIIWNDEFPHKTNKLGGPDNNGYPDDDHRRKLRAALKAKSKAAGIEY from the exons ATGGGAGGTGAGGCATCGACTGATAGAAGGGATAGATATGTCAGTCGGAGAGAAGTGGAGACAAGTTCAGCAGAGAAAGCTGAATTTTTCGACAAACAGAAAGGGGCGATAACAGCTTCCAGTGCCGATAAAAAGTCTTCATTGTCCTCTATTTCCATGGATG ACTTAATGCAAGAAAAAGAAGCAGTACTGAAAGAAAAACGAGACCTAATGCAAGAAAGAGAAGCAGCGCTGGAAGCAAAACAACATTCTGATAAAATGCTTCAAATTTCTCAAAGGATTCAGCATGAATATGAAACCATGATGAAACTAGCAGGAATAGATATTGAAGATTTGAGAGATAATATGATCG GTTACACTGTTGGACCTGGTGGAGGCGCAATCAAGCTATTTTCATATGAAGTCATTTTCCCCAAAAATGCTGTTAATATTCCAATTAGAACAAAATTTTATGTGTCAGATGACATTGACAATCTTACTTTGCCTTCTGGTTTAATACCTGTCTCACTCCCCCTACATTGTGCGCCTGGAggtttaaaattcaaatttcctgTGGTTTTTAAAATGCCAATTTGGTGTAGTATATCTAAAAAATGCAAAAGACCAGTGCAACTTTACATTTATAAAAGGCAAAAGAGGGGACAATGGCAGTATTGTGATGAGGTGTCTTTGACTGATTCTGGCCTTGTTTCCTTCACCGCTGACAGTTTCTGTGAAAAGATTCCTGCACTAAATTCTAAAGATCTGGAACTTGTAAAATTTGACCTTTTATATTTTCTGTGCAAGGATCATTTGGGTAGTTTTGTATCCGTTCATTTTGTTTCTAGTGATAAACTTGCAGAAAAGCTAAAAAGCGAATGGATTAAAACTGGCTATAAAATCATTCATCCTCCATCTACAAAACTTACAGTTAATCCTGGAGACGTACTCCCTGTTAATTTAGAGAGTAAGGAACCCGAAAAGTATAAATTCGAAAGTGCGGGAAAAACTATATTAAAAGTCACAATGGAGTTTTATGAAAGAGAGCTATACAAAGCTTTTTCATTTCTATTAGATCCTGAAAATCCAGGTTCTAATAGCCTCAAATTTGTTTATTCTGTGGGAGATGTACGACACCTCAAAAGAGCTCTTTATCAAG aaaaaGAATCTTCAGAACACAACTATGACGACTCTCCCAATCGAACTCCTGTCTTCAAAAATATCGTTCAAATTCATGGAG ATATTATGGTTGGAGCTGGCACCGTTTCCGGAGCTTCTGATGCAAATAATGCCAGAAATACTGAAG gaagtCAAGCTGTTGGCATCAGTATCGAAGGAGGTGCAGAAATCGAACAGA AGAGCCGAAGCCTGGATGAGCAGCCTGCAACTTCACGTTCTGCAAGACCGAAGCATCAGCATAAGCAGGGGAATTCATCATCAGGAGCAAGATCTAAAACTACAG AATCTCAGTCTTCAAGTCAAGCTACTTCATCTGGTCTAAGAATCATCAACCAACAACCACCTGGTGGAAGAATGTCAGTGAGAAGGTTGAGAGAACCACTGCCAGGATATAGATGGGGCACTCTTGTCATCACCTCATTCCCTGCTGGAAGTCTGAAT GGAGTTTCATATGAGGCAAAGAAGTTCACTGAATATTTGCCTTCTTCTCAATACCTCAGGAACTTGCTCCGGAAAGCATTCAATACAGGATTGCTCTTCAAGATTCAGATAATTGGAAGCAGCAGAGGAGAGATAATATGGAATGATGAATTTCCTCATAAAACTAACAAACTTGGAGGTCCAGATAA caatggatatccTGATGATGACCATAGGCGTAAACTTCGTGCAGCATTGAAGGCGAAATCAAAGGCAGCAGGAATTGAATACTAA
- the LOC120331540 gene encoding uncharacterized protein LOC120331540 isoform X3 has product MGGEASTDRRDRYVSRREVETSSAEKAEFFDKQKGAITASSADKKSSLSSISMDDLMQEKEAVLKEKRDLMQEREAALEAKQHSDKMLQISQRIQHEYETMMKLAGIDIEDLRDNMIDPENPGSNSLKFVYSVGDVRHLKRALYQEKESSEHNYDDSPNRTPVFKNIVQIHGDIMVGAGTVSGASDANNARNTEGSQAVGISIEGGAEIEQKSRSLDEQPATSRSARPKHQHKQGNSSSGARSKTTESQSSSQATSSGLRIINQQPPGGRMSVRRLREPLPGYRWGTLVITSFPAGSLNGVSYEAKKFTEYLPSSQYLRNLLRKAFNTGLLFKIQIIGSSRGEIIWNDEFPHKTNKLGGPDNNGYPDDDHRRKLRAALKAKSKAAGIEY; this is encoded by the exons ATGGGAGGTGAGGCATCGACTGATAGAAGGGATAGATATGTCAGTCGGAGAGAAGTGGAGACAAGTTCAGCAGAGAAAGCTGAATTTTTCGACAAACAGAAAGGGGCGATAACAGCTTCCAGTGCCGATAAAAAGTCTTCATTGTCCTCTATTTCCATGGATG ACTTAATGCAAGAAAAAGAAGCAGTACTGAAAGAAAAACGAGACCTAATGCAAGAAAGAGAAGCAGCGCTGGAAGCAAAACAACATTCTGATAAAATGCTTCAAATTTCTCAAAGGATTCAGCATGAATATGAAACCATGATGAAACTAGCAGGAATAGATATTGAAGATTTGAGAGATAATATGATCG ATCCTGAAAATCCAGGTTCTAATAGCCTCAAATTTGTTTATTCTGTGGGAGATGTACGACACCTCAAAAGAGCTCTTTATCAAG aaaaaGAATCTTCAGAACACAACTATGACGACTCTCCCAATCGAACTCCTGTCTTCAAAAATATCGTTCAAATTCATGGAG ATATTATGGTTGGAGCTGGCACCGTTTCCGGAGCTTCTGATGCAAATAATGCCAGAAATACTGAAG gaagtCAAGCTGTTGGCATCAGTATCGAAGGAGGTGCAGAAATCGAACAGA AGAGCCGAAGCCTGGATGAGCAGCCTGCAACTTCACGTTCTGCAAGACCGAAGCATCAGCATAAGCAGGGGAATTCATCATCAGGAGCAAGATCTAAAACTACAG AATCTCAGTCTTCAAGTCAAGCTACTTCATCTGGTCTAAGAATCATCAACCAACAACCACCTGGTGGAAGAATGTCAGTGAGAAGGTTGAGAGAACCACTGCCAGGATATAGATGGGGCACTCTTGTCATCACCTCATTCCCTGCTGGAAGTCTGAAT GGAGTTTCATATGAGGCAAAGAAGTTCACTGAATATTTGCCTTCTTCTCAATACCTCAGGAACTTGCTCCGGAAAGCATTCAATACAGGATTGCTCTTCAAGATTCAGATAATTGGAAGCAGCAGAGGAGAGATAATATGGAATGATGAATTTCCTCATAAAACTAACAAACTTGGAGGTCCAGATAA caatggatatccTGATGATGACCATAGGCGTAAACTTCGTGCAGCATTGAAGGCGAAATCAAAGGCAGCAGGAATTGAATACTAA
- the LOC120331540 gene encoding uncharacterized protein LOC120331540 isoform X2, translating to MRVREQKHKYMEKKIKNLMQEKEAVLKEKRDLMQEREAALEAKQHSDKMLQISQRIQHEYETMMKLAGIDIEDLRDNMIGYTVGPGGGAIKLFSYEVIFPKNAVNIPIRTKFYVSDDIDNLTLPSGLIPVSLPLHCAPGGLKFKFPVVFKMPIWCSISKKCKRPVQLYIYKRQKRGQWQYCDEVSLTDSGLVSFTADSFCEKIPALNSKDLELVKFDLLYFLCKDHLGSFVSVHFVSSDKLAEKLKSEWIKTGYKIIHPPSTKLTVNPGDVLPVNLESKEPEKYKFESAGKTILKVTMEFYERELYKAFSFLLDPENPGSNSLKFVYSVGDVRHLKRALYQEKESSEHNYDDSPNRTPVFKNIVQIHGDIMVGAGTVSGASDANNARNTEGSQAVGISIEGGAEIEQKSRSLDEQPATSRSARPKHQHKQGNSSSGARSKTTESQSSSQATSSGLRIINQQPPGGRMSVRRLREPLPGYRWGTLVITSFPAGSLNGVSYEAKKFTEYLPSSQYLRNLLRKAFNTGLLFKIQIIGSSRGEIIWNDEFPHKTNKLGGPDNNGYPDDDHRRKLRAALKAKSKAAGIEY from the exons ATGAGAGTACGGGAACAAAAGCATAAATATAtggagaaaaaaataaaaa ACTTAATGCAAGAAAAAGAAGCAGTACTGAAAGAAAAACGAGACCTAATGCAAGAAAGAGAAGCAGCGCTGGAAGCAAAACAACATTCTGATAAAATGCTTCAAATTTCTCAAAGGATTCAGCATGAATATGAAACCATGATGAAACTAGCAGGAATAGATATTGAAGATTTGAGAGATAATATGATCG GTTACACTGTTGGACCTGGTGGAGGCGCAATCAAGCTATTTTCATATGAAGTCATTTTCCCCAAAAATGCTGTTAATATTCCAATTAGAACAAAATTTTATGTGTCAGATGACATTGACAATCTTACTTTGCCTTCTGGTTTAATACCTGTCTCACTCCCCCTACATTGTGCGCCTGGAggtttaaaattcaaatttcctgTGGTTTTTAAAATGCCAATTTGGTGTAGTATATCTAAAAAATGCAAAAGACCAGTGCAACTTTACATTTATAAAAGGCAAAAGAGGGGACAATGGCAGTATTGTGATGAGGTGTCTTTGACTGATTCTGGCCTTGTTTCCTTCACCGCTGACAGTTTCTGTGAAAAGATTCCTGCACTAAATTCTAAAGATCTGGAACTTGTAAAATTTGACCTTTTATATTTTCTGTGCAAGGATCATTTGGGTAGTTTTGTATCCGTTCATTTTGTTTCTAGTGATAAACTTGCAGAAAAGCTAAAAAGCGAATGGATTAAAACTGGCTATAAAATCATTCATCCTCCATCTACAAAACTTACAGTTAATCCTGGAGACGTACTCCCTGTTAATTTAGAGAGTAAGGAACCCGAAAAGTATAAATTCGAAAGTGCGGGAAAAACTATATTAAAAGTCACAATGGAGTTTTATGAAAGAGAGCTATACAAAGCTTTTTCATTTCTATTAGATCCTGAAAATCCAGGTTCTAATAGCCTCAAATTTGTTTATTCTGTGGGAGATGTACGACACCTCAAAAGAGCTCTTTATCAAG aaaaaGAATCTTCAGAACACAACTATGACGACTCTCCCAATCGAACTCCTGTCTTCAAAAATATCGTTCAAATTCATGGAG ATATTATGGTTGGAGCTGGCACCGTTTCCGGAGCTTCTGATGCAAATAATGCCAGAAATACTGAAG gaagtCAAGCTGTTGGCATCAGTATCGAAGGAGGTGCAGAAATCGAACAGA AGAGCCGAAGCCTGGATGAGCAGCCTGCAACTTCACGTTCTGCAAGACCGAAGCATCAGCATAAGCAGGGGAATTCATCATCAGGAGCAAGATCTAAAACTACAG AATCTCAGTCTTCAAGTCAAGCTACTTCATCTGGTCTAAGAATCATCAACCAACAACCACCTGGTGGAAGAATGTCAGTGAGAAGGTTGAGAGAACCACTGCCAGGATATAGATGGGGCACTCTTGTCATCACCTCATTCCCTGCTGGAAGTCTGAAT GGAGTTTCATATGAGGCAAAGAAGTTCACTGAATATTTGCCTTCTTCTCAATACCTCAGGAACTTGCTCCGGAAAGCATTCAATACAGGATTGCTCTTCAAGATTCAGATAATTGGAAGCAGCAGAGGAGAGATAATATGGAATGATGAATTTCCTCATAAAACTAACAAACTTGGAGGTCCAGATAA caatggatatccTGATGATGACCATAGGCGTAAACTTCGTGCAGCATTGAAGGCGAAATCAAAGGCAGCAGGAATTGAATACTAA